One window of Thermodesulfovibrio aggregans genomic DNA carries:
- the rpmJ gene encoding 50S ribosomal protein L36, whose translation MKVRASVKKICSKCKIIKRKGVVRVICENPKHKQRQG comes from the coding sequence TTGAAAGTTAGAGCCTCAGTAAAAAAGATTTGTTCAAAGTGCAAAATAATTAAAAGAAAAGGAGTAGTCAGAGTAATTTGCGAAAATCCAAAACATAAACAAAGACAAGGATAA